The Hyphomicrobiales bacterium genomic interval TCCTGAAAGTCAATCACATTCAACATGACGGATAGCAAGATGACATCCATCGACGAGATTACGAGGAAGCCTGCACAGGTATTAGCCGGGCTGATTCGCGAGCGCGAGCTATCATGCCTGGAAGTTACCTCGGCTTTCTTGAAAAGGATCGATGACATCAATCCAAAGATAAATGCATTTTGTACCGTCCTACACGAAGCGGCGCTCGCTGCGGCGGCGCAAGCCGATCAAGCCTTCACAAGCGGTTCTCCGATCGGACCGCTCCACGGCCTGCCGGTGGCGCTCAAGGATTTGACCCCGACTAAGGGAGTTAGGACCACGCGCGGCTCGCGTCTTTTCGAAAACGCCGTGCCAGCTGAGGACGCTGAGCTCGTCAGGAGGCTCAAGAAAGCCGGAGCCATTGTCATCGGCAAAACAAATACACCGGAGTTTGGGCATAAAGGCGAGACGGATAATCTCATTTTCGGCCCGACGCGCAACCCGTGGCGTCTCGATCGCACTCCTGGTGGATCGAGTGGGGGCTCAGCCGCTGCCGTAGCTGCGGGATTGGTTCCGTTTGCAGAGGGTAGCGATGGTGCGGGATCGATCCGAATCCCGGCGAGCATGTGCGGAATCTTCGGCTTCAAACCAAGCTACGGGCGAGTGCCCGATGTCGCTGGCCCATTCTCCAGCCACACTCCGTTCTTCCACAATGGTCCCCTGGCGCGAAGCGTGGGCGATGCCACGCTCCTATATCAGGCGATGGTTGGAGCCGACAGCGCTGATCCGTTCTCCGTTCCGACTGACCAGGATGTGCTGATGTCTCTTGACCACGGGGTTGCCGGCCTGCGCGTGGCATTCAGCGTGAATTTGGGGTACTTTGAGGTGTCCGATGAGGTGAAACTAGCCTGTACAAGGGCCACGGAGGCGTTTGCGGCGCTAGGTTGCGTCGTCGACGAGGTGGAGGTGGACTTCGACCGTGAATTGGAGGCGGCTTTCTTCACCCTCTGGTGTGCAAAGTTGGCGACTGTCTATTCCAACATCACGGACAGCGAATTCTCGTTGCTTGAGCCAGTGGTTCAGGGCCTGATCGAACAAGGCCGGCGATTGAGTGCCGTCGAATTTGGCCGCGCAAATCTCATGCGCGAAGTCGTTTGGAGTAGGCTGTGTTCTATTTTTGACAAGTATGATGTGTTGATCTGCCCAACAACAGCAGTTTCCGCCTTCCCTATTGAGAATGGGCCACCAGCTACGATCAACGGCGCGTCGATCAATCGCCTTCTGGGCTGGTTCCTGACTTATCCCTTCAACTTCACAGGAAATCCTGCCGCCTCCGTTCCTTGTGGATTTTCTCATGACGGCCTCCCAATCGGGATGCAGATTATCGGAAGGCGCCTCGATGACGGCTTGGTTTTACGAGCTTCCCGCACGTTCGAGCGTCTATCTCCTTGGCCCAAACTAGCAAATCCAAGCTTTTAACTTTTA includes:
- a CDS encoding Indole-3-acetamide hydrolase, yielding MTSIDEITRKPAQVLAGLIRERELSCLEVTSAFLKRIDDINPKINAFCTVLHEAALAAAAQADQAFTSGSPIGPLHGLPVALKDLTPTKGVRTTRGSRLFENAVPAEDAELVRRLKKAGAIVIGKTNTPEFGHKGETDNLIFGPTRNPWRLDRTPGGSSGGSAAAVAAGLVPFAEGSDGAGSIRIPASMCGIFGFKPSYGRVPDVAGPFSSHTPFFHNGPLARSVGDATLLYQAMVGADSADPFSVPTDQDVLMSLDHGVAGLRVAFSVNLGYFEVSDEVKLACTRATEAFAALGCVVDEVEVDFDRELEAAFFTLWCAKLATVYSNITDSEFSLLEPVVQGLIEQGRRLSAVEFGRANLMREVVWSRLCSIFDKYDVLICPTTAVSAFPIENGPPATINGASINRLLGWFLTYPFNFTGNPAASVPCGFSHDGLPIGMQIIGRRLDDGLVLRASRTFERLSPWPKLANPSF